A stretch of DNA from Pseudomonas sp. HN11:
TCGACAGTGACTTGATCGCATCATTGGAGCGCTGCAAAGCATGGCCGCGATCCAGCACACCACCGGCATGCGCATCCGGCACACAGGCGCAGACGTTGATGTTGTCGGCCACGCTCATGTCCAGGAACAGGCCCTGGGCCTTGCGGTCTTCGGTCAGGTAGACGACGCCTGCGCGTATCGCATCCGCCGGGGTGCGAAGTTGAGTGACGGTCTTGCCGACTACTTCCAAGGTGCCCGAGGTGCGTGGGTCCGCTGCAAAAATCAGCCGCGCCAGCTCGGTGCGCCCTGCCCCAACCAACCCGGCAATGCCCAGCACTTCGCCGGCATGCAAGTCGAAACTGCAGTGGCGTACGCGCTTGCCGTCGGCCATGTCGCGCACGCGCATCACCACGTTGCCGGGGTTATACGCGGCGTGTTCCTTCTTGTAGAAACCTGACAGGTCGCGGCCCACCATCATTTTCACCAGCACTTCGGCCGACAGCGCGTCGCGGGTCAGCTCGCCGATGTATTGGCCGTCGCGCAGCACCGAGACGCGGTCCGATAACTCATAGATCTCGGCCATGCGGTGGCTGATATAGATGATCGCCAGGCCCTGGCTGCGCAGCTGTTTGATCAGTGCGAACAGGCGATCGGTCTCGCGGGATGACAAGGGCGTGGTCGGCTCGTCCATCACCAGGATCTTGGCGTGGGCATGCAGGGCGCGGGCGATTTCCACCAACTGGCGCTCGGCAATCGACAGGCTGCTGACCCGTGTGGCCGGGGTGAACTCGGCGCCGAGACGTTGCAGCACCTCGATGCACCCCGCCTCCATGCCCTTGCGATCGATGGTCCAGCCGCGCCGCAGTTCGCGGCCCAGGTAGATGTTCTCGGCCACACTCAGGTTGGGGCACAGGCTCAGTTCCTGGTAGATCACGGCGATGCCGAGGGTTTTCGCGGTGGCGGGGTCAAAACCGGTGACAGGCTCACCGGCAATGCGGATTTCACCGCCGGGGTCGGCTTGATAAGCGCCGGAGAGGATTTTCATCAGCGTGGACTTGCCGGCGCCGTTCTCCCCCATCAAGGCGTGGATTTCGCCGGGATAGACCTTCAGGCCGACATTCTTGAGCACGCGCAAACCGTTGAAGGTTTTGCTGATGCCCTGCATCTCAAGCAAGGGTTCAAGGCTCATGAATGAGCTCCTGGAATTATTATTTTTGTAGTCGAGTGGCCTGACTCTAATTCAGATACATTTGCTTACGCAAGCGCTTGCGCCGACCTTTTGTCGACTGGTGAAACGTTTCATCATGCTTAATTGCGAAAACCGTTGTTTTTTACCTGAAGGTATCCATTCGAAGGTAGTTAGCCTTAGGTCCGCAATCGCGCGCCGAAAAAATCGTCGAGTTCAAGCGGCAGAAAACCCCGCTCAAAGCTGGCGCAAAGACGCCGGTGCGACCAGATCCAAGGTTACCTGTTCAGCCGGCCATTGCCGGTGCCCCCCTTGAACGGCTACTGCTGGAGCGCTCGGAAACTCCGTGAAATCTCCTCGCGCAGGCACTCGATCAGTCCACGGTGGGTCGCGCTCAGGTGCTCGGCACCGCTGACCAATGCCAGTTCCGAAGGCAGTACTGGCGGCAGCTCGGTGCAGATGCGATGGCTGGGCAGTACGGCACTTTTCGGCAGGATACTGATGCCCAACCCTGACGTGACCGCTGCCTGGATGCCGGTGAGGCTGTGGCTGCCAAACGCCACACGCCAACTGCGCCGGGCCTTGTCCAAGGTACGAATGGCGCGCTGGCGGTAGATGCAGCCTTGAGGGAACAGTGCCAGGGGCAACGTGTCGACCTGCAGATCCAGGTCCTCGCTGCACACCCACGCCAACGGCTCCGGCCAACTGGCGTGGCATTCGCCGCTGCCGGCTTCGCGCTTGACCAGGGCGATATCGATTTCACCGCTTTCCAGTTGCCG
This window harbors:
- a CDS encoding sugar ABC transporter ATP-binding protein — encoded protein: MSLEPLLEMQGISKTFNGLRVLKNVGLKVYPGEIHALMGENGAGKSTLMKILSGAYQADPGGEIRIAGEPVTGFDPATAKTLGIAVIYQELSLCPNLSVAENIYLGRELRRGWTIDRKGMEAGCIEVLQRLGAEFTPATRVSSLSIAERQLVEIARALHAHAKILVMDEPTTPLSSRETDRLFALIKQLRSQGLAIIYISHRMAEIYELSDRVSVLRDGQYIGELTRDALSAEVLVKMMVGRDLSGFYKKEHAAYNPGNVVMRVRDMADGKRVRHCSFDLHAGEVLGIAGLVGAGRTELARLIFAADPRTSGTLEVVGKTVTQLRTPADAIRAGVVYLTEDRKAQGLFLDMSVADNINVCACVPDAHAGGVLDRGHALQRSNDAIKSLSIRVASGKVNVGALSGGNQQKVLLARLLEVKPHVLILDEPTRGVDIGSKSEIYRIINQLAQAGVGIVVISSELPEIIGTCDRVLIMREGQLVAEVGGASGQAISQERIIDLATGGDQVVAHG
- a CDS encoding LysR family transcriptional regulator, producing MFDLELLQTLVCVVDEGSFTRAAERVHRTQSTVSQQIRKLEESVGQVLLIRDRSGQQVSPTEQGELLTHYARRLLNLSQEARDALNTEASLVPVRLGVPEDFDATRMASMLSVFVRACPEARLETVSGMSTDLRRQLESGEIDIALVKREAGSGECHASWPEPLAWVCSEDLDLQVDTLPLALFPQGCIYRQRAIRTLDKARRSWRVAFGSHSLTGIQAAVTSGLGISILPKSAVLPSHRICTELPPVLPSELALVSGAEHLSATHRGLIECLREEISRSFRALQQ